A stretch of Methanosphaerula palustris E1-9c DNA encodes these proteins:
- a CDS encoding HIT family protein yields MEEMTGCPFCGPADEEIVLQGRLWYARWDRFPVSPGHLLVIPFRHVAGLFEATEEEMAELPRLLHEAKAMVDGTFHPDGYNIGVNCGEAAGQTVMHLHVHLIPRYRGDMDDPRGGVRGVIPGRRVY; encoded by the coding sequence ATGGAGGAGATGACAGGGTGTCCGTTCTGCGGGCCGGCAGATGAGGAGATCGTGCTGCAGGGCCGGCTCTGGTACGCGAGATGGGACCGGTTCCCGGTCAGCCCCGGCCACCTGCTCGTGATCCCCTTCCGGCACGTCGCCGGCCTCTTCGAGGCGACCGAAGAGGAGATGGCCGAGCTCCCCCGGCTGCTGCACGAGGCGAAGGCGATGGTCGACGGAACGTTCCACCCGGACGGCTACAATATCGGGGTGAACTGCGGAGAGGCCGCCGGCCAGACCGTGATGCACCTCCATGTCCACCTGATCCCGCGGTACCGCGGGGACATGGACGACCCCCGCGGTGGTGTCCGGGGCGTGATCCCGGGTCGACGGGTGTACTGA
- a CDS encoding SulP family inorganic anion transporter, producing the protein MPQSEEIVKKIKKFPVLLGILPIKRSQVPLDSIAGISLAALAIPEVMGYAKIAGMPIVSGLYTLLIPLALFAIFGSSRHLVVGADSATAAILATALVTMALPGSSQYSALAGMVALLAAGFLILSRIFKLGFIADFLSRSVLIGFLTGVGIQVALSQIPGMFGVPNEVQNPILQLAHMVATEIPQMNGITIILSILVLVIIMGGNRVMKKLPWAFLVVIGTIVTSWALNLTSLGVATIGTVPGGFPLIAFPAVPLDQVPNLLGVAAACFIVILAQSAATSRAYAVRYEEKFDENVDLVGLSLSNLAAGLSGSFVINGSPTKTEMVDNAGGRSQLAQIVTAGVVLIVLLFVTAPLSYLPSAVLASIVFTIGVNLIDLNGLRNLLYRRPVEFMVALITALTVIFISVGWGIALAVVLSIIAHLRHSYRPLNFLLVESPDRGWALTSIQSRRQAAPGLAVYHFGANLYYANEARFTSDILEIVKNASPSLRWLCLSASSIQDIDYSGSEALKQLHGELKKRGIVLVLSSVEDQVMHQLERDNLIDLIGKEHIFEFTRDMIVAYQKLPERS; encoded by the coding sequence ATGCCACAATCTGAAGAGATAGTAAAGAAAATAAAAAAATTCCCTGTTCTTTTGGGAATTCTTCCGATCAAACGATCCCAGGTGCCACTGGATAGTATTGCGGGCATTTCCCTCGCTGCCCTTGCAATTCCCGAAGTGATGGGATATGCAAAAATTGCAGGTATGCCGATCGTATCCGGCCTTTATACCCTTCTGATCCCCCTGGCACTGTTTGCTATCTTCGGATCTTCACGCCACCTTGTGGTTGGGGCAGATTCTGCCACTGCAGCGATCCTTGCCACTGCGCTGGTGACCATGGCTCTGCCCGGATCTTCTCAATATAGTGCCCTTGCAGGAATGGTTGCACTGCTTGCCGCGGGATTTTTAATCCTTTCCCGTATCTTTAAGCTCGGTTTTATTGCAGATTTTCTCTCCCGCTCGGTCCTTATCGGATTTCTGACGGGTGTTGGGATCCAGGTTGCTCTGAGCCAGATTCCCGGTATGTTCGGGGTACCGAACGAGGTGCAGAATCCCATTCTTCAGTTAGCGCATATGGTCGCAACAGAAATCCCCCAGATGAACGGGATAACCATCATCCTTTCGATCCTTGTTCTTGTCATCATTATGGGTGGAAACAGGGTTATGAAAAAATTGCCCTGGGCATTTCTTGTGGTAATCGGGACGATCGTCACGAGCTGGGCGCTGAACCTTACCTCCCTTGGAGTGGCAACGATCGGCACCGTGCCAGGTGGCTTTCCGTTGATTGCATTTCCTGCCGTGCCGCTCGACCAGGTCCCCAACCTCCTTGGCGTCGCGGCTGCCTGTTTTATTGTGATTCTTGCTCAAAGCGCAGCAACGTCACGGGCATATGCCGTGCGATACGAAGAAAAATTTGATGAGAATGTCGACCTTGTCGGTCTCAGCCTGTCCAATCTGGCTGCCGGCCTGTCAGGTTCATTCGTTATCAACGGGAGCCCCACAAAGACCGAGATGGTAGACAATGCCGGGGGAAGATCCCAGCTTGCACAGATTGTTACGGCTGGAGTCGTGCTCATCGTGCTGCTGTTTGTCACGGCGCCGCTCTCCTACCTGCCCAGTGCAGTGCTGGCCTCTATTGTATTCACCATCGGGGTTAATCTCATCGATCTCAACGGTTTGAGAAACCTCCTGTACCGCCGTCCGGTTGAATTTATGGTGGCGCTCATCACGGCATTGACGGTGATCTTTATCAGTGTGGGATGGGGTATCGCCCTCGCGGTCGTGCTCTCCATCATTGCTCATCTTCGTCACAGTTACCGACCTCTGAATTTTCTCCTGGTCGAATCCCCGGACCGGGGATGGGCGTTAACTTCCATCCAATCCCGGAGGCAGGCTGCACCGGGACTTGCGGTGTACCATTTCGGAGCAAACCTGTATTATGCCAATGAAGCACGATTCACCAGTGATATCCTTGAGATCGTAAAAAACGCCAGTCCCTCGTTGAGATGGCTGTGCCTGTCTGCTTCATCGATACAGGATATTGATTATTCCGGCTCTGAAGCGCTAAAACAACTTCACGGGGAACTCAAAAAACGGGGTATCGTGCTGGTCCTGAGCTCTGTCGAAGACCAGGTCATGCACCAATTAGAGCGGGACAACCTCATCGATCTGATCGGAAAAGAACACATATTCGAGTTCACCAGAGATATGATCGTTGCGTATCAAAAATTACCGGAGAGATCGTGA
- a CDS encoding MBL fold metallo-hydrolase, translating to MTPENIHLRQADHLMITVLVDNHANALVTPSGGTAPLLAEHGLSCLITVQAGDETHKIMMDAGFSATCLLQNAESLEIDWNEIEEVALSHGHFDHFGGVYAALQRMGTQTPLSLHPDAFLERRKNDPVDGPDLRPRLDREALEEAGAEIRTATGPTPLADGLVLMTGEVPRTTTFEQGSPSSEARIDGAWQPDSFRDDQGLVVDLKGLGLVVISGCAHAGIINTIRYAQHLAGTEQVHAVIGGFHLSGPAGDPLIEPTVRAMRQIDPTYLIPLHCTGWNASRAFADAMPDQFILNTVGTTYIFP from the coding sequence ATGACACCAGAGAACATACACCTCCGTCAGGCAGACCACCTCATGATCACCGTGCTCGTCGACAATCACGCCAACGCCCTGGTGACCCCGAGCGGAGGGACCGCCCCGCTCCTCGCCGAGCACGGCCTCTCCTGCCTGATCACGGTGCAGGCCGGGGACGAGACCCACAAAATCATGATGGACGCCGGCTTCTCGGCCACCTGCCTGCTGCAGAACGCGGAGAGTCTGGAGATCGACTGGAATGAAATTGAGGAGGTGGCGCTCAGCCACGGCCACTTCGACCACTTCGGCGGGGTGTATGCGGCCCTGCAGCGGATGGGAACACAGACCCCCCTGTCGCTCCACCCGGATGCGTTTCTGGAACGGCGGAAGAACGATCCGGTCGACGGGCCGGACCTGAGACCCCGGCTGGACCGGGAAGCCCTTGAAGAGGCCGGCGCCGAAATCAGAACGGCCACCGGTCCCACACCGCTGGCCGACGGCCTCGTGCTGATGACCGGCGAGGTGCCCCGGACCACCACCTTCGAGCAGGGGTCCCCGTCATCAGAGGCGAGGATCGACGGAGCGTGGCAGCCTGACTCGTTCAGAGACGACCAGGGGCTGGTTGTCGACCTGAAGGGATTGGGGCTGGTGGTGATCAGCGGCTGTGCCCATGCCGGGATCATCAATACGATCAGGTATGCACAACACCTGGCCGGCACCGAACAGGTCCATGCCGTCATCGGCGGGTTCCATCTGAGCGGACCGGCCGGAGACCCCCTGATCGAACCAACGGTTCGGGCGATGCGGCAGATCGACCCGACCTACCTGATTCCGCTCCATTGCACCGGCTGGAACGCCTCACGAGCGTTCGCCGACGCAATGCCGGACCAGTTCATCCTGAATACGGTAGGGACAACGTACATCTTTCCATGA
- a CDS encoding ligand-gated ion channel, translating into MRSVIWYLLLIIVAVALIGIPASAQDQVNASAQIQEPAVVHIGLFVVDFNRYNVAEGTVETNFYLHLRSDSPVSIDDFEIMNGQITTIDTIRDTPNEKNYRIYAIITTDPNLLHYPFDNHTIPIIIEPKVLSDQSEVMVIDRDSTGLDTDADLLGWTFTDTWHSITNKSYEENGTPYSRAVFSYGIRRDSASTILKFFLPILLIIIVTLSSLMMKTTSRLGLNASMFLAAVMIHWRIADAIPLVGYVTFLDFFMIITYATLVMVLVSGILIMKFAEIKDLIRVEQVYHWSIRIIPGISIGLYVLLFLTLMIPA; encoded by the coding sequence ATGAGGAGTGTCATCTGGTATCTCCTGCTCATCATCGTTGCGGTCGCCCTGATAGGAATTCCGGCATCGGCCCAGGACCAGGTGAACGCGTCTGCCCAGATTCAGGAACCAGCCGTGGTTCATATCGGTCTCTTTGTCGTGGATTTCAATCGGTATAATGTCGCGGAAGGGACGGTCGAAACGAATTTTTACCTGCATCTCCGCTCTGATTCGCCCGTCTCTATCGATGACTTCGAGATCATGAACGGGCAAATAACGACGATCGATACCATCCGTGATACCCCGAATGAAAAGAATTACCGGATCTATGCAATCATAACCACCGACCCCAATCTCCTTCACTACCCCTTTGACAATCATACGATCCCCATCATAATTGAACCGAAAGTTCTCTCCGACCAGTCGGAGGTGATGGTGATCGACAGAGACAGCACCGGCCTCGACACGGATGCCGACCTCCTGGGATGGACGTTCACCGACACCTGGCATTCGATAACAAATAAATCCTATGAAGAGAACGGGACACCGTATTCCCGGGCAGTCTTCAGTTACGGCATCCGGAGAGACAGTGCGTCGACCATACTGAAATTCTTCCTGCCAATCCTGCTCATCATCATTGTAACCCTCTCCTCTCTTATGATGAAGACCACATCCCGGCTTGGACTGAACGCCTCGATGTTCCTGGCTGCCGTGATGATCCACTGGCGGATTGCCGATGCGATACCGCTCGTTGGCTATGTAACCTTTTTGGATTTCTTCATGATCATCACCTATGCGACGCTGGTCATGGTACTCGTATCCGGAATCCTGATCATGAAGTTCGCAGAGATCAAGGATTTGATTCGGGTTGAACAGGTGTACCACTGGTCGATCCGCATCATCCCGGGGATCTCGATCGGATTATACGTCCTGCTGTTTCTCACGCTCATGATACCCGCCTGA
- the ppsA gene encoding phosphoenolpyruvate synthase: protein MSTAQYIRWFEEIRNEDVDSVGGKNASLGEMYQDLTKEGVRIPNGFAITSDAYWHVLKSSGIIDGIKDALAGLDKTSIADLAIRGKKVRDLIIGAGIPDDIWSEVRSAYDRLCEEYGPDTDVAVRSSATAEDLPTASFAGQQETYLNIRGYLALREACSKCFASLFTDRAISYRIDQDFDHFKVALSIGVMKMVRSDLASSGVIFTLDTETGFRDVVFITGSYGLGENIVQGVVNPDEFYVFKPTTRTGHNAIVRKNLGDKKIKMVYGQGTSKDLTRNVEVPESDSRRFCITDDEILVLARYALQIEDHYSQKAHQPVPMDIEWAKDGITGELFIVQARPETVHSQDARDVLLTYYLEERGPVLAKGRSVGEKIASGRARVIADVSRLHEFMPGEILVSDTTNPDWEPVMKTAAAIVTNRGGRTCHAAIVSRELGLPAVVGTNDATEKIRTGQDVTVNCAEGDEGVVYEGILSFHVEKISLTGLRRPKTEIMMNLGEPDEAFSFSMIPNDGIGLARMEFVISNYIKIHPMALVHPEKVTDERVKAQIGALTYGYDKQEEYFIEKLSQGIGTIAAAFYPKPVVVRMSDFKTNEYANLLGGSFFEPQEANPMLGFRGASRYYDERYREGFALECRAMKRVRDDMGLGNLIIMIPFCRRVDEAEKVLAEMAQNGLVRGENGLEIYVMCEIPNNILLIDEFSRLFDGFSIGSNDLTQLTLGVDRDSGLVAHDFDERDPGVMKFVSMAIQGARRNGRHSGLCGQAPSDYPEFAEFLVREGIESISLNPDSVMKITRNVVEMEERLDRERTE from the coding sequence ATGAGCACTGCACAATATATACGATGGTTTGAGGAGATCAGGAACGAAGATGTCGACAGTGTCGGGGGAAAGAACGCTTCGCTTGGTGAGATGTATCAGGATCTCACGAAGGAAGGCGTCAGGATCCCGAACGGGTTTGCAATCACCTCCGATGCGTACTGGCATGTTTTGAAATCGAGCGGCATCATCGACGGGATCAAAGATGCATTAGCCGGCCTTGACAAGACCAGTATCGCCGATCTTGCGATCAGGGGGAAAAAAGTGCGGGACCTGATCATCGGAGCCGGCATACCTGACGATATCTGGAGCGAAGTCAGGTCTGCGTATGACAGGCTCTGCGAAGAGTACGGCCCTGACACCGATGTCGCAGTCAGGAGTTCTGCTACTGCAGAAGATCTCCCCACCGCTTCTTTTGCAGGCCAGCAGGAGACCTACCTGAACATCCGCGGATATCTCGCGCTCAGGGAGGCCTGTAGCAAATGTTTTGCGTCCCTGTTCACCGACCGGGCCATATCCTACCGGATCGACCAGGATTTCGATCATTTCAAGGTAGCGCTCTCCATCGGGGTCATGAAGATGGTCCGCTCCGACCTGGCTTCAAGCGGAGTCATCTTCACCCTCGATACCGAGACCGGATTTCGGGATGTTGTCTTTATCACTGGCTCGTATGGTCTTGGCGAGAACATCGTGCAAGGGGTTGTCAACCCCGATGAGTTCTATGTATTCAAACCGACGACCCGGACTGGCCACAACGCCATTGTCAGAAAAAACCTTGGCGATAAGAAGATCAAGATGGTGTACGGTCAGGGGACCTCCAAGGACCTGACGAGGAATGTCGAAGTCCCTGAATCGGACAGCCGGCGTTTCTGTATTACGGATGATGAAATCCTCGTGCTGGCACGGTACGCTCTCCAGATTGAGGATCACTATTCGCAAAAGGCACACCAGCCAGTCCCGATGGATATTGAATGGGCAAAGGACGGAATAACCGGGGAACTGTTCATCGTGCAGGCACGTCCTGAGACCGTCCATTCCCAGGATGCCAGGGATGTCCTCCTGACCTACTATCTTGAAGAACGGGGGCCGGTGCTTGCAAAGGGAAGAAGCGTCGGCGAAAAGATCGCGTCCGGCAGGGCACGGGTGATCGCCGATGTGAGCCGCCTCCACGAATTCATGCCCGGGGAGATCCTGGTCTCTGATACAACGAACCCAGACTGGGAACCGGTCATGAAGACCGCTGCAGCGATCGTTACCAACCGCGGGGGACGAACCTGCCATGCAGCAATAGTCAGCCGGGAACTCGGCCTTCCAGCTGTGGTCGGAACCAATGATGCTACAGAAAAGATCCGAACCGGGCAGGACGTTACCGTCAACTGCGCTGAGGGAGACGAGGGCGTCGTGTACGAGGGTATCCTGTCGTTTCATGTCGAAAAAATTTCCTTAACTGGCCTCAGGCGCCCGAAAACAGAGATCATGATGAATCTTGGGGAGCCGGACGAGGCATTTTCCTTTTCGATGATTCCGAATGACGGCATCGGTCTTGCAAGGATGGAGTTTGTCATCAGTAATTATATCAAAATTCACCCGATGGCTCTTGTCCACCCGGAAAAAGTCACCGACGAGCGTGTGAAGGCACAGATTGGGGCACTCACGTACGGGTATGATAAACAAGAAGAGTATTTTATCGAAAAATTGTCACAGGGCATCGGAACGATCGCAGCGGCTTTTTACCCGAAGCCGGTTGTGGTCCGGATGAGCGACTTCAAGACCAATGAGTACGCCAACCTGCTCGGGGGGAGTTTTTTTGAGCCACAGGAGGCTAACCCGATGCTCGGTTTCCGTGGTGCGTCCCGGTACTATGATGAGCGATACCGCGAGGGTTTTGCTCTCGAATGCCGTGCGATGAAACGGGTTCGGGATGATATGGGGCTTGGGAATCTGATCATCATGATCCCGTTCTGCCGGCGTGTCGACGAGGCTGAAAAAGTTCTGGCCGAGATGGCACAGAACGGGCTTGTGCGGGGGGAGAATGGGCTCGAGATCTATGTGATGTGTGAAATCCCGAACAACATCCTTCTTATCGATGAATTCAGCCGGTTGTTCGACGGGTTCTCGATCGGGTCGAACGACCTGACCCAGTTGACACTCGGGGTCGACCGGGACTCCGGGCTGGTCGCCCACGATTTCGACGAACGTGATCCGGGCGTGATGAAGTTTGTATCCATGGCAATACAGGGCGCACGACGGAACGGGCGTCACAGTGGGCTCTGCGGACAGGCACCAAGCGATTATCCTGAGTTCGCCGAATTCCTGGTCAGGGAGGGCATAGAATCTATCTCTCTCAACCCGGATTCGGTGATGAAGATCACCCGGAATGTGGTTGAGATGGAGGAGCGTCTTGACCGGGAGAGAACAGAATGA
- a CDS encoding DUF2284 domain-containing protein, protein MSQLDLERFDFLREAAEEMGALQARVIPADLIVVEHHVTLKCRSGCRSYGNKLTCPPHVPTPKEFVKILKGYSVALIVKFPSPAQADDELILSISRSWLDPDSPKETTEETTRFWSEYFTDATLILDLMLDLEKLAIDHGHAFALAMVNASCRLCETCNIKNGVCLNPTRARIPEHAVGINIKRTAEKAGMPIRFSISGRAEQMALLLIE, encoded by the coding sequence ATGAGTCAGCTTGACCTCGAACGGTTCGACTTCCTCCGGGAGGCAGCCGAGGAGATGGGGGCACTGCAGGCCAGGGTGATCCCGGCTGACCTGATCGTCGTCGAGCACCACGTCACCCTGAAATGCAGGTCAGGGTGCAGGAGTTACGGGAACAAACTGACCTGCCCCCCCCACGTCCCGACCCCGAAAGAGTTCGTGAAGATCCTCAAGGGGTACTCCGTCGCCCTGATCGTGAAGTTTCCATCGCCGGCCCAGGCCGACGACGAGTTGATCCTTTCGATCTCCAGGTCCTGGCTGGATCCCGACTCCCCTAAAGAGACGACTGAGGAGACGACCCGGTTCTGGTCGGAGTACTTCACCGATGCCACGCTGATCCTCGATCTGATGCTCGACCTGGAGAAACTCGCCATCGACCACGGCCATGCCTTCGCCCTCGCCATGGTGAACGCCTCTTGCCGGCTCTGTGAAACCTGCAACATCAAAAACGGCGTCTGCCTCAATCCAACCCGGGCCAGGATCCCTGAACATGCGGTCGGGATCAACATAAAACGGACCGCTGAGAAGGCAGGGATGCCGATACGCTTCTCGATATCTGGCCGGGCCGAACAGATGGCTCTGCTGCTGATCGAATGA
- a CDS encoding GNAT family N-acetyltransferase, with product MISSLTIHTQRLDLVPAGQEILTSDLHHDSEELGRLLDATIPGAWPPPLLDDEALAEFVRIQADGSDPNFSSWYWIFTDPEERTRTLIGSSGFCSYPTAPDAVMIGYSVIDAFQNRGLATEALRSLIPVIFQSSKIRQIVATTYPALKASIRVLEKTGFLPAGTTGGGEGMEEGTLLYVVKRSQE from the coding sequence ATGATATCATCACTCACCATTCACACACAAAGGCTTGATCTTGTACCGGCCGGTCAGGAGATTCTCACGAGCGATCTCCATCACGATTCTGAGGAACTCGGCAGGCTCCTCGACGCGACTATTCCCGGCGCCTGGCCTCCTCCGCTCCTTGACGATGAAGCACTCGCCGAATTCGTCCGGATCCAGGCGGACGGGTCCGATCCCAATTTCAGTTCGTGGTACTGGATTTTTACCGACCCGGAAGAGAGGACCCGTACCCTCATCGGCAGCAGCGGATTCTGTTCGTATCCAACAGCACCCGACGCTGTGATGATCGGATACTCGGTGATCGACGCCTTCCAGAACAGAGGGTTGGCAACCGAGGCGCTCCGTAGCCTGATCCCGGTGATCTTTCAGTCCTCGAAGATCCGGCAGATCGTTGCCACCACCTACCCGGCGTTGAAGGCTTCGATCCGGGTTCTGGAGAAGACAGGCTTCCTTCCGGCAGGTACGACCGGCGGTGGAGAGGGGATGGAAGAAGGAACCCTCCTCTATGTGGTGAAGAGGTCGCAGGAATGA
- a CDS encoding multidrug effflux MFS transporter, with amino-acid sequence MTPATPVQDGPIRREQRYLGDRGVIALVALLSAFVPLSTDLYLPALPTMGNYFSVSVHLTNLTLILFFIFFSIGLLFWGPLSDKYGRRPVLLVGLTIYILASGSCALSENIYLLILSRVLQAIGGSAASAVATAMVKDLFDGRQRESVLALVQSMVVIAPAVAPVLGAYMLNFTSWRGIFWILAGIGLFSMAGSLALSETLTHRYTGTVVMAIGRLGTVLKNPGFTSLLLTFSLVSSASLAFVGASSYIYQNGFGLSEQGFSYFFALNALGLISGPLLYLRLSRSFNRNSIITACFVGMTISGGLVCWLGNLGPWAFALSLLPASILGSGARPAGAHLMLEQQKEDTGSASALIGCAGLLLGSLGMILISQDWENTILVLGLVNLVIGVLCGSLWLLISKLKIAQDVPDSVR; translated from the coding sequence ATGACTCCCGCAACCCCGGTTCAAGACGGACCGATCCGAAGAGAGCAGCGGTACCTCGGCGATCGGGGCGTGATCGCCCTCGTCGCCCTGCTCAGTGCGTTCGTCCCCCTCTCCACCGATCTCTACCTGCCAGCCTTACCCACGATGGGGAACTACTTCTCGGTCTCGGTCCACCTGACCAACCTCACCCTGATCCTCTTCTTCATCTTCTTCAGCATCGGCCTGCTCTTCTGGGGTCCGCTCAGCGACAAGTACGGTCGCCGGCCGGTGCTGCTCGTCGGGCTGACCATCTATATCCTGGCAAGCGGCTCCTGTGCCCTTTCAGAGAACATCTACCTTCTGATCCTCTCCCGGGTGCTGCAGGCGATCGGGGGGAGTGCGGCCTCGGCCGTCGCCACCGCGATGGTCAAGGACCTCTTCGACGGGAGGCAGCGGGAGTCCGTGCTGGCCCTGGTCCAGTCGATGGTGGTGATAGCCCCGGCCGTCGCCCCGGTGCTGGGTGCCTATATGTTGAACTTCACCTCCTGGCGGGGGATCTTCTGGATCCTGGCCGGCATCGGTCTCTTCTCGATGGCCGGCTCGCTGGCGCTGAGTGAGACGCTCACGCACCGGTACACCGGCACCGTGGTCATGGCCATCGGCCGGCTGGGGACGGTGTTGAAGAATCCGGGATTCACCTCCCTGTTGCTGACCTTCTCCCTGGTCAGTTCGGCCTCGCTGGCGTTCGTGGGCGCATCATCGTACATCTATCAGAACGGATTCGGTCTGAGCGAGCAGGGATTCAGTTACTTCTTTGCGCTGAACGCCCTGGGCCTGATCTCGGGACCGCTCCTCTATCTCCGTCTCTCGAGGAGCTTCAATCGAAATAGTATCATCACCGCCTGTTTTGTGGGGATGACCATCAGCGGCGGGCTGGTCTGCTGGTTGGGGAACCTGGGGCCATGGGCGTTTGCCCTCTCCCTGCTGCCGGCCTCGATCCTGGGGAGTGGAGCCCGTCCTGCCGGGGCGCACCTGATGCTGGAACAGCAGAAGGAGGATACCGGGTCGGCCTCGGCGTTGATAGGCTGTGCCGGACTGTTGCTGGGGAGCCTCGGGATGATTCTGATCTCACAGGACTGGGAGAACACCATTCTGGTCCTCGGACTGGTCAACCTCGTCATCGGGGTTCTCTGCGGAAGTCTCTGGCTGCTGATCTCAAAACTGAAGATCGCCCAGGACGTCCCCGATTCTGTACGGTGA
- a CDS encoding pentapeptide repeat-containing protein produces the protein MFILQREIGDRQELIRGIYMESASSLFLVMCKYKFSDGNDCDEEPLEGADFCILHIDFPDKSSPEYAMINELKIKKINDKITKSDFNFEGAKIPESDFFKDKLLLRPIFNRATFEGDASFVEVNFKGGASFEGANFKGDASFEGANFDRFAGFNRVTFYGYARFNETTFDRDTWIKGAIFTKGASFVEANFKGGASFEGATFDRFAGFNGATFDGNSKFNRATFDGNASFNGVFFHGNVRFNETTFDGDASFNGVTFNRFGGFNGATFDGNSRFNRATFHGDANFEGVTFDGDARFNKTTFDGDAGFNGATFKKDVSFTAADRTKPTRFNNAIFNNANIQRKICFDNCKIKNISFSGTDISNDLDLSKSTITGDATFKKSKITGSFIFSPNTFEKYSSQEEAFRRAKRACEEAGNKQRADEYYFKEMVAKRKQKKNAVIRSLDWIFLEKFFCYGVKPLNTFIIWMAVIGIFAGFFWMLQALPSPNPSGYIYFSIVNAMTPGYGGMYPNSGIPEIIASIEALLGTFMWASFISIFVRRFTR, from the coding sequence ATGTTCATACTGCAGCGTGAAATCGGAGATCGACAAGAATTAATTCGAGGCATTTATATGGAGTCGGCTTCCTCTTTATTTTTAGTAATGTGTAAATACAAATTTAGCGATGGCAACGATTGCGATGAGGAACCATTAGAAGGAGCGGATTTTTGTATCCTTCATATCGATTTCCCTGACAAATCAAGTCCAGAATATGCTATGATAAATGAGTTGAAAATCAAGAAAATAAATGATAAGATTACCAAAAGCGATTTTAATTTTGAAGGGGCGAAAATTCCGGAATCGGATTTTTTTAAGGATAAATTATTACTTCGCCCAATTTTTAATAGGGCGACCTTTGAAGGAGATGCCAGTTTTGTTGAGGTGAACTTCAAAGGAGGTGCCAGTTTTGAAGGGGCGAACTTCAAAGGAGATGCCAGTTTTGAAGGGGCGAACTTCGACAGATTTGCCGGTTTTAATAGGGTGACCTTCTACGGATATGCCAGGTTTAATGAGACGACCTTTGACAGAGATACCTGGATCAAGGGGGCGATCTTCACCAAAGGTGCCAGTTTTGTTGAGGCGAACTTCAAAGGAGGTGCCAGTTTTGAAGGGGCGACCTTCGACAGATTTGCCGGTTTTAATGGGGCGACCTTCGACGGAAATTCCAAGTTTAATAGGGCGACCTTCGACGGAAATGCCAGTTTTAATGGGGTGTTCTTCCACGGAAATGTCAGGTTTAATGAGACGACCTTCGACGGAGATGCCAGTTTTAATGGGGTGACCTTCAACCGATTTGGCGGTTTTAACGGAGCGACCTTCGACGGGAATTCCAGGTTTAATAGGGCGACCTTCCACGGAGATGCCAATTTTGAAGGGGTGACCTTCGATGGAGATGCCAGGTTTAATAAGACGACCTTCGACGGAGATGCCGGTTTTAATGGGGCGACCTTCAAGAAAGATGTCTCGTTTACAGCGGCGGATCGAACAAAACCGACCCGATTTAATAATGCGATTTTTAATAATGCAAATATTCAGAGAAAAATTTGCTTTGATAACTGCAAAATAAAAAATATTTCTTTTTCTGGAACAGATATATCCAACGATTTAGACCTCTCAAAATCAACAATTACAGGCGATGCCACTTTTAAAAAATCAAAAATAACTGGAAGTTTTATTTTCTCCCCAAACACTTTTGAAAAGTATAGTTCTCAGGAAGAGGCTTTTCGAAGGGCGAAACGGGCGTGTGAAGAGGCGGGAAATAAACAACGAGCTGATGAATATTATTTTAAAGAAATGGTTGCGAAAAGGAAACAAAAAAAGAACGCGGTGATCAGATCTCTCGATTGGATATTTCTTGAAAAATTTTTTTGTTATGGTGTAAAGCCGCTCAATACGTTCATTATATGGATGGCAGTAATCGGTATCTTTGCTGGATTTTTCTGGATGCTACAGGCCCTTCCATCACCCAATCCATCTGGTTATATATATTTCAGCATCGTCAATGCCATGACTCCTGGATATGGAGGGATGTACCCCAACTCGGGGATTCCTGAAATAATTGCTTCCATTGAAGCTCTCTTGGGGACGTTCATGTGGGCATCGTTCATCTCGATATTTGTGAGGAGATTCACGCGTTAG